One Oryza brachyantha chromosome 3, ObraRS2, whole genome shotgun sequence DNA segment encodes these proteins:
- the LOC102713253 gene encoding ubiquitin-conjugating enzyme E2 variant 1D-like: MGSEGSAGVVVVPRNFRLLEELERGEKGIGDGTVSYGMDDADDIYMRSWTGTIIGPPNTVHEGRIYQLKLFCDTDYPDRPPTVRFQTRINMTCVNQETGMVEPSVFPMLGNWQREHTMQDILISLKKEMSAPQNRRLHQPHDGNEDQRVEQKGMSLRCVIM, translated from the exons TTCCCAGAAACTTTAGGCTCCTTGAAGAGCTTGAGCGAGGTGAGAAGGGCATTGGTGATGGAACGGTGAGCTATGGAATGGATGATGCTGATGACATATATATGCGTTCCTGGACAGGAACTATCATTGGTCCTCCTAAT ACTGTTCATGAGGGACGAATCTATCAGCTGAAGTTGTTCTGTGATACAGACTATCCAGACAGACCACCTACTGTTCGATTCCAGACTCGAATCAATATGACATGTGTGAATCAAGAAACTGGAATG GTTGAACCAAGTGTATTTCCTATGCTTGGTAACTGGCAAAGAGAGCATACAATGCAGGACATCCTGATCAGCTTAAAAAAGGAGATGTCTGCACCTCAGAATCGTAGGCTCCATCAACCTCATGATG GCAATGAAGACCAAAGAGTAGAGCAGAAAGGGATGTCTCTTAGGTGTGTCATCATGTAA